In Myxococcus stipitatus, the following are encoded in one genomic region:
- a CDS encoding DUF4240 domain-containing protein gives MASVELGEVVSDRFWEIIRGANGEAGELKRILWAMTEAEIALFHEEFVRTASVLQGEPFDGLMGEDVSEDGLMDIAYWVVAQGRDFYEDILKHPEKMPQEVDENDPAIMNHVTSVVFREKFGKRLDFF, from the coding sequence ATGGCGAGTGTGGAACTCGGTGAGGTGGTTTCGGATCGGTTTTGGGAGATTATTCGAGGTGCGAACGGAGAAGCAGGCGAGTTGAAGCGGATCCTCTGGGCGATGACTGAAGCGGAGATTGCCTTATTTCATGAGGAGTTCGTCAGGACTGCCTCGGTACTTCAGGGCGAGCCGTTTGATGGGTTGATGGGGGAGGATGTTTCAGAGGATGGATTGATGGATATTGCGTACTGGGTGGTTGCCCAGGGTCGAGATTTCTATGAAGACATTCTCAAGCATCCAGAGAAGATGCCGCAGGAAGTGGATGAAAATGATCCTGCGATTATGAATCACGTGACGAGTGTGGTGTTTAGGGAGAAGTTTGGGAAGAGGCTCGACTTTTTCTGA
- a CDS encoding winged helix-turn-helix domain-containing protein, with amino-acid sequence MEQQRLVRAAMERAFSVLAPAPSVAMQRGTRIRRSSGAVANLAKWLLDAVLVCPGETMTVIAARVGEKPRALHRPMMRLKHEGRVRSAGARGATRYFPMGGKTA; translated from the coding sequence GTGGAGCAGCAAAGGCTGGTGAGGGCGGCGATGGAGCGCGCGTTCTCAGTGTTGGCTCCCGCGCCCTCCGTGGCGATGCAGCGGGGGACGAGAATCCGACGCTCTTCGGGTGCCGTCGCCAACCTCGCGAAGTGGCTGCTCGATGCGGTGCTGGTGTGTCCGGGCGAGACGATGACGGTCATCGCCGCGCGCGTTGGAGAAAAGCCACGGGCGCTTCATCGGCCGATGATGCGGCTGAAGCACGAGGGCCGGGTGCGCAGCGCGGGCGCGCGGGGCGCGACGCGCTACTTCCCCATGGGAGGCAAGACCGCGTAG
- a CDS encoding DUF4240 domain-containing protein, whose product MADVVLGEEVSELFWEIIHRANGQASGLERILWEMDEAEIARFHEEFVRITSVLQGEPFDRMMGEDVSEAGLRDIAYWVVAQGRDFFEEILRHPETIPREVNETDPSIMHHVTSEVFWEKFGKMFDFF is encoded by the coding sequence ATGGCGGACGTGGTGCTTGGTGAAGAGGTCTCAGAATTGTTCTGGGAGATCATCCATCGTGCGAACGGTCAGGCGAGTGGGTTGGAACGGATTCTCTGGGAGATGGATGAAGCAGAGATTGCTCGGTTTCATGAAGAGTTTGTGAGAATCACGTCGGTGCTGCAGGGGGAGCCATTTGATAGGATGATGGGTGAGGATGTTTCCGAGGCTGGCTTGAGGGATATTGCGTACTGGGTAGTTGCTCAAGGCCGAGATTTCTTTGAAGAGATTCTCAGGCATCCGGAGACGATTCCACGAGAAGTGAATGAGACTGACCCTTCGATTATGCATCACGTGACAAGCGAGGTGTTTTGGGAGAAATTTGGAAAGATGTTTGATTTTTTCTGA
- a CDS encoding DUF4240 domain-containing protein: MTRVVSGEDVSEQFWEIVHRANGQASELRRILWEMTEAEIAQFNEEYVRTASVLRGEPFDVMLGAEVSEDGLMDISNWSVAQGREYYESILERPERILRYVRAGDPALIMYQVIGKVFRERFGKELDFF, from the coding sequence ATGACGCGTGTGGTCTCGGGCGAGGATGTTTCGGAGCAGTTCTGGGAGATTGTGCATCGTGCAAACGGTCAAGCGAGCGAATTGAGGCGGATTCTCTGGGAGATGACTGAAGCGGAAATCGCTCAATTTAATGAGGAATACGTCAGGACTGCGTCTGTGCTCAGGGGTGAACCATTTGATGTGATGCTGGGAGCCGAAGTTTCTGAAGATGGGTTGATGGATATTTCAAATTGGTCAGTTGCTCAAGGTCGGGAGTACTACGAGAGTATTCTGGAGCGCCCAGAAAGAATTCTTCGATACGTGAGGGCAGGAGATCCTGCGCTCATTATGTATCAAGTGATTGGCAAGGTTTTCAGGGAGAGGTTTGGCAAGGAGCTTGATTTCTTTTGA
- a CDS encoding DUF4240 domain-containing protein, translating into MAMANVELGEVVSAQFWEVIHRASGQPNELERILWEMDEAEIARFHEEFVRITSVLQGEPFDRMMGGDVSEDGLMDIAYWVVAQGREFYEDILRHPERIPREVRDGDPVLRMGGVAGDVMEEKFGKELDFY; encoded by the coding sequence ATGGCCATGGCGAACGTGGAGCTTGGCGAAGTGGTTTCAGCGCAGTTCTGGGAGGTCATCCACCGTGCGAGCGGTCAGCCGAATGAGTTGGAACGGATTCTCTGGGAGATGGATGAAGCAGAGATTGCTCGGTTTCATGAAGAGTTTGTGAGAATCACGTCGGTGCTGCAGGGAGAGCCATTTGATAGAATGATGGGTGGGGACGTTTCTGAGGATGGATTGATGGACATTGCGTACTGGGTGGTTGCCCAGGGACGAGAATTCTACGAAGATATTCTCCGCCACCCAGAAAGGATTCCGCGGGAGGTGAGAGATGGAGACCCCGTGCTGCGGATGGGCGGGGTGGCCGGAGATGTCATGGAAGAGAAGTTTGGTAAGGAGCTCGATTTTTACTGA